The nucleotide window CGGGTGCTGTATAACTCCACACCCTCTTCAAAGCGGGGTTAGGTGCATCTGGCTGGTTAACTCTATTAGTAGGTTTAGTTTCTGCTAGTATTTCCGCCTTTGTGGCAATTTGGGGACTTCTACACTACTTAGAAAAACACAGCACTTGGATTTTTGTATTTTACCGTTTTGCGATGGGAATATTTTTAATATTTGCTGTCATGAATAGTTGGTTACAAAATTGATATTGCTTGGAACTGGGTGTGTTAGTTATCAGTGAACATAACCTGATAACTGATAACTAACACAAGTGACAGTTATTTTTGAGAATCTTTTGTTATAAAGACAACATTGAAGTCAGATTTGGCAATATTAATAAGCAAGTGTTTTGTATATGCAATTGGAATATAAGGGTCAAAATCTTCAAGGTCGTTCATTTAAAGGTCAAAACCTAACAAGTGCTAATTTTCAGGGTGCTGATATTAGAGGAGCAGATTTTACAGATGCTAACTTGAGAGATGCAACTTTTTTTCTTGCTAAATGTGGGTTGCCAATTCATTTACGGTTAATCTTATTAATTATTTTATTTTTCATAGGGGCATTATCACTATTTACGGCAGGAGTAGTTGCTGTTTTTGCAGGGGTTCAAATCTCGCCTGCTGGCCAAATTATAGGTCAATATTTAATATTATTTATCAATCCTATAGTATTGACGATTTTTTTATCTGTTGCAATTTATCTAGGATTGAATAAAGCTGTAATTACTATAGTTTTTTTGGCTGTATTTAGTTGTATTAGTCTAATTTTCTTCCAATATTATGAAGCAGCCGCAGCTTTTGCTGGCAATCTCCTCTGGCTATTTACTGTAGGTGTAACTGGGGCTATAATATTTACATCAGTGATAATTTTGACCAAATATTCTTCTGGTATTTTCATAGGTGCAGGCTTTATAGCTTGGGTTATCTCTACATTTATACCTTTGATTTTAGGCCAGCCCCATCTAATTTTAGTTAAAGTAGCCTTTTCCTCAGCTATTGGAGTTTCGATCAGCATCTATGCTAGTCAGCAAGCTATATTAGGAATGCCACAATTAGCTTGGATACGCTCAATAGCGATCGCTTTTGCTGCTACAGGTGGCACAAATTTTTCTGGTGCTGATTTAACTGATGCTGACTTTACCAGTGCAACTCTCAAAAATACAGATTTCCGAAAAGCGAATTTAACACGCACTCGTTTTTATGAATCTAAAGAACTTGACCTTGCCATAGGTGATGCAATATTAGCTAAACGAGATATTCTCAACTTGCTAGTTAGTTGTCATGGGAGGAATAAATCATATGTTGGTGCAAATCTTCAAGGTGCTAACCTCATAGGTGCAAATTTAGAAGCAGCTAATCTTAAAGGTGCTGATCTTAGTGGAGCCGTTTTTCAAGGAGCTTGTTTAGAGTGGACAAATTTAACTCTAGCTCAAGCTGTAGGTACTGATTTCACCAGCGCTCAAATGACAGGTGCTTGTATAGAAGCTTGGAATATTGAAAGTACAACCAAATTAGATCATATCGATTGTCGCTTTATCTATCTTTTAGAAAATCCCAAACCAGGCACAGATGACAGAGAACGCCGCCCCAGTAGTGGCAACTTTCAACCAGGAGAATTTACCAAATTATTTGAAGAAGTATTGAATACTCTCGATTTAATTTTCCGCAACGGTATAGACTGGAAAGCTTTTATTGCCACCTTGAGAAAAGTTCAAGAAGAAAATGGTGGCTCAGATTTAGCTATTCAAAGTATTGCAAATAAGGGTGATGGCGTAGTTGTCGTTAAAGTTAACGTGCCTGATGGTACAGATAAAGAGAAGATTCACAATGATTTCATGCAGAATTATCAGTTAGCATTGCAAGCTGTAGAGGAAAGATACAAGGCACAATTACAAGCTAAAGATAATGAAATAGTTATTTATCGTCACCAAAGTGCAGATATGAGAGAAATCATTAGTTTGTTAGCAAATAAGCCAATTAATGTACAAGTTGATAATAAAGTAGAAACTAAAGCCATGACTAATAGTAATGATTCCAGCCGCAATATTAATATTGGGAATATTGGCGGAGATTTTAATGCAAGCGGGCAAGCCTTAAATGTAGGTGAAATTAGCGGAAAGGTGACAAACACCATTAACCAGTTACCTTCTGCACCAGCACCGCAACACCCCGGCATCAAGGAATTATTGATGCAGTTGCAAGCAGCAATTGAATCTGAAAAAGACTTAACTCAAGAAGACAAAGCCGAAGCCTTAGAACAAGTAAAAGCCTTAGCAGAAGCTGGCAAAAATCCGCAAGAAGAACCAAAGCAAAAAGCCGCAAGAACTGCACTCAAAATTTTGAAAGGGACAACTACTGGTTTACCAGCCACTGCAACAATAGTTGAGGCTGTTAGTAAATTATTGCCTTTAATTTCTAAATTGTTGGGTTTAGGGTAATATCGTTTCTTGATTTAGAGATTATTTATAAAGTAAATCTTTAGGAGACAAGACGACGTAGCATAATTCTAGTCATGACAGCATATATGGCGGCTTCGCTCATTTCAGGAAGACGCTCATAATCTTTGCGCTCGATGATGGTACTGGTTTAACCAACCAAAAGTTCTTTCTACTACAAGGGCGTTTGGGAAGAACTTGAAATTTCTGCTCAGTACGCCGTATGACTTCAACGTGAGCTTGAATCATCAGCCAAACCGAAAGAGCTTTCTTTATCACCGTCGTAACCGGAATCAACCCACATTACTTGAACTTTTTCTAGTAATTCCGGGCGCTCCTCTAATAGTTCCATGTTTTGCGTAGGCAGCAAGTACTCGCTCTGGGGCGTTCGCTTCACTAACAACGACTTTCAACAATAGTCGAATGGCACTAAGTTAAGCTGAAAGGTATACAGGGTAAGGATTGCAGAGGAGCAGGGGTGCAGGGGTGCAGAGGGGATTTCTATTTCTTGCGTTCGTATCCCTAAAACTTTTTCTTTCTCCCCTGCTCCTGGGCTCCTCTGCACCCCTGCTGCCGCAACGATTTTCTCTTTACAAGCGTGCCATTCCAACAATAGCCCTCTTCTGTCACTTTCCGTAGAGAGAAAATAGTAAACAAGTAAAATTATCCAGAAGCGTAAAAGGGTTTAAATTGATTCATTGCGTTAATTAAATGATTGAAACCTAGAAATAAATTGGAATTAGGAAAAATATTTATCCAGGGATAAACTAACCAAAATAGTAAAAGCGGTTGGACAATTAGACGAAAATTATTTAAAGTATTCTTCCATCCACAACCATGATTCCATTGCTGATGATGAGAAAAATCGGCAGAGCTAGTTTGTTTTATCTGTGGTGTAATTTCA belongs to Nostoc sp. NIES-3756 and includes:
- a CDS encoding pentapeptide repeat-containing protein, with the translated sequence MQLEYKGQNLQGRSFKGQNLTSANFQGADIRGADFTDANLRDATFFLAKCGLPIHLRLILLIILFFIGALSLFTAGVVAVFAGVQISPAGQIIGQYLILFINPIVLTIFLSVAIYLGLNKAVITIVFLAVFSCISLIFFQYYEAAAAFAGNLLWLFTVGVTGAIIFTSVIILTKYSSGIFIGAGFIAWVISTFIPLILGQPHLILVKVAFSSAIGVSISIYASQQAILGMPQLAWIRSIAIAFAATGGTNFSGADLTDADFTSATLKNTDFRKANLTRTRFYESKELDLAIGDAILAKRDILNLLVSCHGRNKSYVGANLQGANLIGANLEAANLKGADLSGAVFQGACLEWTNLTLAQAVGTDFTSAQMTGACIEAWNIESTTKLDHIDCRFIYLLENPKPGTDDRERRPSSGNFQPGEFTKLFEEVLNTLDLIFRNGIDWKAFIATLRKVQEENGGSDLAIQSIANKGDGVVVVKVNVPDGTDKEKIHNDFMQNYQLALQAVEERYKAQLQAKDNEIVIYRHQSADMREIISLLANKPINVQVDNKVETKAMTNSNDSSRNINIGNIGGDFNASGQALNVGEISGKVTNTINQLPSAPAPQHPGIKELLMQLQAAIESEKDLTQEDKAEALEQVKALAEAGKNPQEEPKQKAARTALKILKGTTTGLPATATIVEAVSKLLPLISKLLGLG